The Ensifer adhaerens genome contains a region encoding:
- the hemN gene encoding oxygen-independent coproporphyrinogen III oxidase, with translation MLASALLKYGEMRLPRYTSYPTAPRFAATVDERTYGDWLKAIPRGEDVSLYLHIPFCRSMCWYCGCHTTITKKDDPILDYLDVLRDEIRMVSDTVGRPLSVAEIHFGGGTPTIIEPREFLALMTLMRERFALSPSANVAVEIDPRRLTLAMAEALGAGGVKRASLGVQSFDPVVQKAINRIQSEKQTAEAVSHLRGAGVSGINFDLIYGLPHQTVRSCVDTVEAAVAMRPERFAVFGYAHVPSFKKHQRMIDEAALPDSAARAEQALAISEALIKAGYRQIGLDHFALPDDDLVTAQATGRLRRNFQGYTTDNCETLIGFGASAIGRSRDGYVQNEVPPGVYASRIASGRLATTKGYRLTDEDRQRAAIIERLMCDFSADISAIAAAHGRVWRTLVEGNGKLAELRQDGVIDIADGVITVRPEHRFVIRAVAAAFDAYIDESQRVHSKAA, from the coding sequence ATGTTAGCTTCCGCGCTCCTGAAATACGGTGAAATGCGCCTGCCGCGCTACACGAGTTACCCGACCGCACCGCGCTTTGCCGCAACGGTTGACGAACGCACTTACGGCGACTGGCTGAAGGCGATCCCCAGGGGCGAGGATGTGTCGCTCTATCTGCACATCCCCTTCTGTCGGTCGATGTGCTGGTACTGCGGCTGCCACACGACGATCACCAAGAAGGACGATCCGATCCTCGACTATCTTGATGTGTTGCGCGATGAGATCCGCATGGTCTCCGATACCGTCGGTCGGCCGCTGTCGGTCGCGGAAATACACTTCGGAGGCGGCACCCCGACGATCATCGAGCCGCGCGAGTTCCTGGCTCTGATGACGCTGATGCGCGAGCGCTTCGCGCTGTCGCCGTCGGCCAACGTCGCCGTCGAGATCGATCCGCGCCGGCTGACACTCGCCATGGCCGAAGCGCTCGGCGCAGGCGGCGTGAAGCGCGCCAGCCTCGGCGTGCAAAGCTTCGACCCCGTCGTGCAGAAGGCGATCAATCGCATACAGAGCGAGAAGCAGACGGCCGAAGCCGTCAGCCATCTGCGCGGCGCCGGTGTCAGCGGGATCAATTTCGACTTGATCTACGGCCTGCCGCACCAGACGGTACGCTCCTGCGTCGACACGGTCGAAGCGGCCGTCGCCATGCGCCCGGAACGGTTCGCCGTCTTCGGTTACGCCCATGTGCCAAGCTTCAAGAAGCACCAGCGCATGATCGATGAGGCGGCTCTGCCGGACAGCGCAGCCCGCGCCGAACAGGCGTTGGCGATCAGCGAGGCGCTGATCAAGGCCGGCTACCGGCAGATTGGCCTCGACCATTTCGCCTTGCCTGACGACGATCTCGTCACCGCCCAGGCGACCGGGCGGCTCCGTCGCAACTTCCAGGGCTACACGACAGACAATTGCGAGACGCTCATCGGCTTCGGCGCCTCGGCGATCGGCCGCTCGCGTGACGGTTATGTTCAGAACGAGGTGCCGCCCGGTGTCTATGCCAGCCGCATCGCGTCGGGCCGGCTCGCAACCACCAAGGGCTACCGGCTGACCGACGAGGACCGGCAACGCGCTGCGATCATCGAGCGACTGATGTGCGATTTCAGTGCCGATATTTCCGCGATCGCCGCGGCGCATGGCCGGGTCTGGCGGACGCTCGTCGAAGGCAACGGCAAATTGGCCGAACTGCGGCAAGACGGGGTGATCGATATTGCCGATGGCGTCATCACCGTTCGGCCCGAGCACCGCTTTGTCATCCGCGCGGTGGCGGCTGCCTTCGACGCCTATATCGACGAGTCCCAGAGGGTGCACAGCAAGGCGGCGTAA
- a CDS encoding DUF2249 domain-containing protein — MTIAETDKPFIDVRTIPPVERHPKIFGMLNALAEGGAFIIINDHDPRPLHYQLETRYPGEFTWEYLEQGPTVWRVEIGRQQSSGCDCCCGGH; from the coding sequence ATGACCATTGCAGAGACCGACAAGCCCTTCATCGATGTGCGGACTATTCCGCCGGTGGAGCGCCATCCGAAAATCTTCGGCATGCTGAATGCGCTTGCCGAGGGTGGCGCCTTCATCATCATCAACGATCACGATCCGCGTCCGCTGCACTACCAGTTGGAAACGCGCTATCCCGGCGAGTTCACCTGGGAGTACCTTGAGCAGGGGCCGACTGTCTGGCGCGTCGAGATCGGCCGGCAGCAATCTTCCGGCTGCGATTGCTGCTGCGGCGGTCATTGA
- a CDS encoding DUF2249 domain-containing protein, with translation MSQDPYELDVRPLLRSGSDPFQAIMNAVDGLAPGQALKLIATFRPVPLFSVMAGRGFTHQDRPLDNGDWEVLFTPEGDVDEIRLSAGETDLDTWPDPSRQLDLTELDPPEPMVRILATVEKMAEGEVLFALLAREPLFLYPELAKRGHKWAGNFDAAGETYRILIRVGRGRSHVGV, from the coding sequence ATGAGCCAAGATCCATATGAACTCGACGTCCGGCCGCTGCTGCGCAGCGGCAGCGATCCGTTCCAGGCCATCATGAATGCCGTCGACGGTCTGGCGCCGGGCCAGGCGCTGAAGCTGATCGCGACCTTCCGGCCCGTACCGCTCTTCAGCGTCATGGCGGGACGCGGCTTCACCCATCAGGACCGGCCGCTCGACAATGGCGACTGGGAAGTTCTGTTCACGCCCGAAGGAGACGTCGACGAGATCAGGCTTTCGGCCGGCGAGACGGATCTCGACACCTGGCCCGACCCGAGCCGCCAGCTCGACCTGACGGAGCTCGATCCGCCCGAGCCGATGGTGCGCATTCTGGCGACGGTTGAGAAGATGGCGGAGGGCGAAGTACTCTTTGCATTGCTCGCGCGCGAGCCGCTGTTTCTCTATCCGGAGCTCGCCAAGCGCGGTCACAAATGGGCAGGCAATTTCGACGCGGCTGGCGAGACCTATCGGATCCTCATTCGCGTCGGCAGAGGGCGTTCCCATGTCGGCGTTTGA
- a CDS encoding metal-sulfur cluster assembly factor, which yields MSAFETLDLEAKIRDALRIIIDPEMGKNVVELGLIYDIDVQEGGLARVTMTTTIKGCPATAFLKEAVQNCVWYVPGVEYAEVRLTYEPPWTPEMMADGVIELAHGGSF from the coding sequence ATGTCGGCGTTTGAAACCCTGGACCTCGAAGCGAAGATCCGCGACGCACTGCGCATCATCATCGACCCCGAAATGGGCAAGAACGTCGTCGAGCTCGGCCTGATCTATGACATCGACGTCCAGGAAGGCGGCCTCGCCCGCGTCACCATGACGACGACGATCAAGGGCTGCCCGGCAACGGCCTTCCTAAAGGAGGCTGTACAGAACTGCGTCTGGTATGTGCCAGGCGTCGAATATGCCGAGGTCCGCCTGACCTACGAGCCGCCCTGGACGCCCGAGATGATGGCCGACGGCGTGATCGAATTGGCGCACGGCGGCAGCTTCTGA
- a CDS encoding NnrS family protein — MLDRLIRPKPSGGIPRGLSTTGPVLFSYGFRPFFLGAALWAIGAMALWISALVFGIDLAGNYGAAHWHAHEMLFGFSSAVLGGFLLTAIPNWTGRLPVSGGPLAALFGLWVVGRLALLSSTVIGLPVAAGIEALFLPALLLICAREVIVGRKWKDLKVIGGLVLLSAANIWFHLSVLRDLDEDAAARLAIAAYAMLIMIVGGRIVPSFTRNWLNKVGRTNFPVPYNRFDTAAILLGVAALAAWTFAPDHIVTGTIALVACGFHTVRLFRWRGWATWPEKLLFVLHAAYAFVPLGFLAISAGAVELLSEYPVMHVLTVGVIASMMLAVMTRASRGHTGRPLVGSALTSASYVAIMAAALIRPLAEVLPAHYQHLIALSGVLWITAFALFTLEYGPMLACDRRSPRASS; from the coding sequence ATGTTGGACAGACTCATAAGACCGAAACCGAGCGGCGGCATTCCGCGCGGGCTCTCCACCACCGGCCCGGTGCTCTTCTCCTATGGCTTCCGGCCCTTCTTTCTCGGTGCCGCCCTCTGGGCGATCGGTGCCATGGCGCTCTGGATCTCGGCACTGGTTTTCGGGATCGACCTCGCGGGCAATTATGGCGCCGCCCATTGGCACGCACATGAGATGCTGTTCGGCTTCTCCTCCGCCGTGCTCGGCGGCTTCCTGCTGACGGCAATCCCGAATTGGACGGGAAGGCTGCCGGTCTCCGGCGGCCCGCTCGCCGCCCTCTTCGGGCTCTGGGTTGTCGGCCGACTCGCTCTGCTATCGAGCACTGTCATCGGTCTGCCCGTCGCGGCAGGCATCGAAGCGCTGTTCCTGCCGGCGCTCCTGCTGATCTGCGCGCGCGAGGTAATCGTCGGCCGCAAATGGAAGGATCTGAAGGTCATTGGCGGGCTGGTGCTCCTGTCTGCCGCCAATATCTGGTTCCACCTTTCGGTGCTCCGAGACCTCGACGAGGATGCCGCAGCGCGGCTGGCGATCGCCGCCTACGCCATGCTGATCATGATCGTCGGCGGACGCATCGTGCCCAGCTTCACGCGCAACTGGCTGAACAAGGTGGGGCGCACCAACTTCCCGGTGCCCTATAACCGCTTCGACACGGCAGCGATCCTCCTCGGTGTCGCGGCGCTCGCCGCCTGGACCTTCGCGCCTGATCACATCGTCACAGGGACGATCGCGCTTGTCGCCTGCGGCTTCCATACGGTGCGGCTCTTCCGCTGGCGCGGATGGGCGACCTGGCCGGAGAAGCTGCTCTTCGTGCTTCACGCGGCCTATGCCTTCGTGCCGCTCGGCTTCCTGGCGATATCAGCCGGAGCGGTCGAACTGCTGAGCGAATACCCGGTAATGCATGTGCTGACCGTCGGCGTGATTGCGTCGATGATGCTCGCCGTCATGACCCGCGCCAGCCGCGGCCACACCGGGCGGCCGCTGGTGGGATCAGCGCTTACCAGCGCCTCCTACGTCGCGATCATGGCCGCAGCGCTGATCCGGCCGCTGGCCGAGGTGTTACCGGCGCACTATCAGCACCTGATCGCGCTTTCGGGCGTGTTGTGGATTACCGCCTTCGCGCTGTTCACGCTGGAATATGGGCCGATGCTTGCGTGCGACCGCCGCTCGCCTCGCGCGTCATCCTGA
- the nirK gene encoding copper-containing nitrite reductase, which produces MTEQLQMTRRTMLAGAALAGAVAPLLHTAQAQAAGAATAAGAAPVDISTLPRVKVDLVKPPFVHAHEQVAKTGPRVVEFTMTIEEKKLVIDREGTEIHAMTFNGSVPGPLLVVHENDYVELRLINPATNTLLHNIDFHAATGALGGGALTQVNPGEETTLRFKATKPGVFVYHCAPEGMVPWHVTSGMNGAIMVLPREGLKDEKGQPLTYDKIYYVGEQDFYVPKDEAGNYKKYETPGDAYEDAVKAMRTLTPTHIVFNGAVGALTGDNALTAAVGERVLVVHSQANRDTRPHLIGGHGDYVWATGKFRNPPDLDQETWLIPGGTAGAAFYTFRQPGVYAYVNHNLIEAFELGAAGHFKVTGDWNDDLMTSVVKPASM; this is translated from the coding sequence ATGACTGAACAACTTCAGATGACCCGCCGGACGATGCTTGCCGGCGCTGCCCTGGCGGGCGCGGTTGCGCCGCTTCTCCATACCGCGCAGGCACAGGCAGCCGGCGCTGCCACGGCAGCGGGTGCAGCTCCCGTCGATATCTCGACCCTGCCCCGCGTCAAGGTCGACCTCGTCAAGCCGCCCTTCGTCCACGCCCATGAACAGGTCGCCAAGACGGGACCGCGAGTCGTCGAGTTCACCATGACGATCGAGGAAAAGAAGCTGGTGATCGACCGCGAGGGCACCGAAATCCACGCGATGACCTTCAATGGCTCGGTGCCTGGGCCGCTGCTGGTGGTACATGAGAACGACTATGTCGAGCTTCGGCTGATCAACCCGGCGACCAACACGCTGCTGCACAACATCGACTTCCACGCCGCAACCGGCGCGCTGGGCGGTGGTGCGCTGACGCAGGTCAACCCGGGCGAAGAAACCACGCTCCGCTTCAAGGCCACCAAGCCCGGCGTCTTCGTCTACCATTGCGCGCCCGAAGGCATGGTGCCCTGGCACGTCACCTCGGGCATGAACGGCGCCATCATGGTGCTCCCGCGCGAAGGCCTGAAGGACGAGAAGGGCCAGCCGCTGACCTATGACAAGATCTATTATGTTGGCGAGCAGGACTTCTATGTGCCGAAGGACGAAGCCGGGAACTACAAGAAGTACGAAACTCCCGGCGATGCCTATGAAGATGCGGTGAAGGCGATGCGCACGCTGACCCCGACCCACATCGTCTTCAATGGGGCCGTCGGCGCTCTGACCGGCGACAACGCCCTGACCGCAGCAGTGGGCGAGCGCGTCCTCGTCGTCCATTCGCAGGCCAACCGCGATACGCGGCCGCACCTGATCGGCGGGCATGGCGACTATGTCTGGGCGACCGGCAAGTTCCGCAACCCGCCGGATCTCGACCAGGAAACCTGGCTCATTCCGGGCGGAACCGCAGGCGCTGCCTTCTACACCTTCCGCCAGCCGGGTGTGTACGCCTACGTCAACCACAACCTGATCGAGGCGTTCGAGCTGGGCGCTGCCGGCCACTTCAAGGTCACCGGCGATTGGAACGACGACCTCATGACTTCGGTTGTCAAGCCGGCGTCGATGTAG
- a CDS encoding SUMF1/EgtB/PvdO family nonheme iron enzyme: MPSNKKSAVSLLSLAAPAVLLAAIGGVLSAKVGLFDDLKDGVDLSIRPPMTVTIAPRQMSYRAEGHFLKNGFAVDAPIVVAALDQPLEIMKYQVTRQDFERCITDGGCQQPEGGHGAGLAGVPMTGVNYTDANDYAAWLTRKTGEVWRLPTDRQWAFAAGSKFPDDALGIDGSKDNPALRWLADYEREASRQRAKNPLPQPSGAFGENEYGVADLDGNVWEWTETCHRRVTIGDDGEVLKEAPACGIFVVNGKHRASMSFFIRDPKSGGCAVGVPPDNLGFRLVRDGRWYSGFLYAFERRLHGAG, from the coding sequence ATGCCCAGCAACAAGAAATCTGCGGTTTCGCTCCTCTCGCTCGCAGCGCCGGCCGTCCTTTTGGCCGCAATCGGTGGTGTGCTTTCGGCGAAGGTGGGGCTGTTCGATGATCTCAAGGACGGCGTCGACCTGTCGATCAGGCCGCCCATGACCGTGACGATCGCACCGCGGCAAATGAGCTATCGGGCAGAGGGACACTTCCTCAAGAACGGCTTTGCCGTCGATGCGCCGATCGTCGTCGCGGCGCTCGATCAGCCGCTCGAGATCATGAAGTACCAGGTGACGCGCCAGGATTTTGAACGCTGCATCACCGACGGCGGCTGCCAGCAGCCGGAGGGCGGTCACGGCGCAGGCCTGGCGGGCGTACCGATGACCGGGGTCAACTATACGGACGCGAACGACTATGCGGCGTGGCTGACCAGAAAGACCGGTGAGGTCTGGCGCCTACCGACCGACCGGCAATGGGCCTTTGCCGCCGGGTCGAAGTTTCCCGACGATGCGCTCGGAATCGACGGCAGCAAGGACAATCCGGCGCTGCGTTGGTTGGCGGACTACGAGCGCGAGGCGAGCCGGCAGCGGGCGAAGAACCCGCTGCCGCAGCCATCGGGCGCTTTCGGCGAGAACGAGTACGGCGTTGCCGACCTGGACGGCAATGTCTGGGAATGGACCGAGACCTGCCATCGCCGCGTCACCATAGGTGACGATGGCGAGGTTCTGAAGGAGGCGCCTGCCTGCGGCATCTTCGTCGTTAACGGCAAGCACCGGGCGTCGATGAGCTTCTTCATCCGTGATCCGAAGAGCGGCGGCTGCGCCGTCGGCGTACCGCCGGACAATCTCGGCTTTCGGCTGGTGCGCGACGGCCGCTGGTATTCGGGCTTCCTCTACGCCTTCGAGCGCCGGCTCCATGGCGCCGGGTGA
- a CDS encoding Crp/Fnr family transcriptional regulator has product MAALDRTLVKSLPLFQKMSDTELDSLLTRATVRRVPQNEAVFEQGAQADFFFLLLHGRLKVTQVTKDGQQIIVRVVNPGDLFGFARALQRSDYPGTATAATESLVLAWPTELWNVFVEKNPHLAVNAMHTIGQRLDEAHTRIREMSTEEVERRVAHTVLRLAEQAGKPDGGGIRIDFPISRQDIAEMTGTTLHTVSRILSAWEGQGLVQGGRQKLTLKDIPGLRRLAERIGG; this is encoded by the coding sequence GTGGCTGCACTCGATCGCACACTCGTCAAATCGCTCCCTCTGTTCCAGAAGATGAGCGACACGGAACTGGATTCGCTGCTGACGCGCGCCACGGTTAGGCGCGTTCCGCAGAACGAAGCCGTGTTCGAACAGGGCGCGCAGGCCGATTTCTTCTTCCTGCTGCTGCACGGCCGGCTGAAGGTGACCCAGGTCACCAAGGACGGGCAGCAGATCATCGTCCGGGTCGTCAATCCCGGTGACCTCTTCGGCTTTGCCCGTGCGCTGCAGCGCAGCGACTATCCGGGAACGGCGACGGCGGCGACCGAGAGCCTGGTTCTCGCCTGGCCGACGGAGCTCTGGAACGTCTTCGTCGAGAAGAATCCCCACCTCGCCGTCAACGCCATGCACACGATCGGTCAGCGTCTCGACGAGGCGCACACCCGCATTCGTGAAATGTCGACGGAAGAGGTCGAGCGCCGCGTCGCACACACGGTGCTGCGGCTCGCCGAACAGGCCGGCAAACCCGACGGCGGCGGCATCCGCATCGACTTTCCGATCTCGCGCCAGGATATCGCCGAAATGACCGGGACGACGCTGCACACGGTCTCGCGTATCCTCAGCGCCTGGGAAGGGCAGGGCCTCGTCCAGGGCGGGCGGCAGAAGCTGACGCTGAAGGACATCCCAGGCCTGCGGCGTTTGGCGGAGCGGATTGGCGGCTAG